The genomic segment AGAGTAGACGTCGATGTCGGACGCCACGAGCGCCGCGGTGTCGTCCACGACCTCCACCGACGGGTGCGCCGCGCGGACCCGCTCGATCGCGGCCTCGGAGACGTCGGTGACGACGACCTCGGCACCTGCCTCGACGAGGTGCCCCACGAGCAGGTGGCCGACCTTGCCGACGCCGGACACGCCGACGCGCCGACCGGTGAGCTCCGGGCTGCCCCACACGTGCTCGACGGAGGCCCGCAGTCCCTGGAACACGCCGTACGAGGTGAGCACGGACGAGTCGCCCGCGCCGCCGTCGTCGCGTGAACGCCCGGTCACGTGCGGGGTCTCGCGCGCGACCACGTCCATGTCGGTCACGTGGGTACCCACGTCGCAGGCGGTGATGTAGCGCCCACCGAGGGAGTCGATGAAGCGGCCGTAGGCCCGCAGCAACGCCTCCGACTTCGTCGTCGCGGGGTCGCCGATGATGACGGCCTTGCCGCCGCCCAGGTCGAGACCGGCGAGGGCGTTCTTGTAGGACATGCCCATGGACAGCGCCAGCACGTCGTGCAGCGCGTCCTCTTCCGAGGCGTACGGATAGAAGCGGGTGCCGCCCAGTGCGGGCCCGAGAGCGGTGGAGTGCACCGCGATGATCGCCTTCAACCCGGTGTGCGGGTCCTGGCAGTAGACCACCTGTTCGTGGCCGCCCTCGCGGCCGAATACACCTTCGGTCACGGTCGTGACTCCCTTGTCGTTGCCGTCGTCGCGTTCGTGGCGCGCTCCGGGTGCCGTGTTCGGTCGGCGGTGGATCGAGCCGGAAGGTTGTTCCGGCTGGTCACCGCCGCCTGCGAATCTAGCCCACCCGCCACGTCCGCCGAAACGGCCGACCGGAGGGAGTATCCGATCAGGACTCCGGCGACGTGGTGCGCAGAGCCGTGACGACGGACGCGAACATCGTCGACTTGATCGCACCGAGCGTGCCCTTGTCCTTGCCGGCCAGCGCACGGACGCGGTCGCTCGCGGCGTCCAGGAGTTCGTCCTCCGACGCGACGGCGTCGACGAGCCCGAGCCGCTCCGCGTCCTGCCCACCGAACCGCTGTGCCGTCGTCATCGACGCGATCGCGGCGGCGGGCGTGAGCTTGCCCTGGATCAGCGCCGCCATGCCCGGGGTGAACGGGATGTTGATGTCCGCCTCGGGGAAGCAGAAGAAGCCCCGGTCCGCGCGCATGACGCGGAAGTCGTGCGCCATCGCCAGCATGGCGCCCGCACCGAACGCGTGACCGTTGACGGCCGCGACCGTGGGCACCGGGAGGGTCAGCACCCGCGCGAACAACTCGTGCACGTCCCGCACGTAGTCCTGCATCCGGTCGGCGTGGGCCATGAGCCATTCCAGGTCGAGCCCGTTGGAGTAGAACTTGCCCTGCCCCGCCGTGACCAGCGCCGCGGGCCCGTCGTGCTTCTCGACCGTGTCCAACATCCCGTGAACGGTGTCCAACCAGTCCGGAGAGAACCGGTTCTCGTCCTCTCCGAGTTCCAGCACGAACACGGTGTCGCGGTGGTGCAGCATGGGCACGGCAGATCTCCTTCACGATCCACAAAACCTGGTCGGAAACACTAACAGAGCGCTTAGTCAGCTCTGCTCGTTCGGCGCCCGTGCCCGGCTGCGGCACGGCCGTTCGACGTGAGCGAAGGCCGCCCCGCCGCGCGGTGCGGCGAGGCGGCCTTCGGGAACGAACGACGAGGAACGGGCGCGACGTCGGTGCTCGCGCCCGGACTCGCTCAGCCCTTGCGCTTGGCGACCTCGTCGGTCAGCTGCGGGGCGACGGCGAACAGGTCGCCCACGACACCGAAGTCGGCGATCTCGAAGATCGGCGCCTCCGGGTCCTTGTTGACCGCCACGATCGTCTTGGAGGTCTGCATGCCCGCACGGTGCTGGATCGCACCGGAGATGCCCAGGGCGATGTAGAGCTGCGGCGACACGGTCTTACCGGTCTGGCCGACCTGGAACTGCGCCGGGTAGTAACCGGAGTCCACCGCGGCCCGGGACGCGCCCACGGCCGCACCGAGCGAGTCGGCCAGCTTCTCGACGACCTCGAACTGCTCGGCGGAACCCACACCACGGCCACCGGACACCACGATCGAGGCCTCGGTCAGCTCGGGGCGGTCACCCGCCACGACGGGCTCGACACCGGTGATCTTCGCCGACTTCGCCGGGTCGACGGCGGGCAGCGCCACGGTCTCCTCGGCAGCGGCGCCCTCGGCCTGCTCGGCCTCGACAGCGCCCGGACGCACCGAGATCACCGGCACGCCGCGCGTGGTCTTCGCCTTGACGGAGAACGCACCGCCGAAGATCGACTGCTCCGCGCTGCCATCGGCGTTCACGCCCACGGCGTCGACGAGCCAGCCCGAACCGATGCGCACGGCCAGCCGACCCGACACCTCCTTGCCCTCGGAGCTGGCGGCGACGAGCACCGCGGCGGGCGAGGCCTGCTCCACGACGGCGGCCAGCGCGTCGACCTTGGGGGTCACGAGGTAGGCGCCGGCGTCGTCCGACTCGGCCACGTACACCTTCGCGGCACCGTAGGCCGCCAGCGACTCCTTCGCCTTCGCGGCGGTACCGGGCGCACCGACGACCACGGCCGACGGCTCGCCGAGCGCACGCGCCGCGGTGAGCAGCTCGTAGGTGACCTTCTTGACCTCACCGTCGACGTGGTCGACGAGGACGAGTACTTCGCTCATGAGTTCTTTCCCTGCCTTGTCGTCGTTCGATGAAGTCAGATGATCTTCTGGGACACCAGGTACTCGGCGACCTTCGTGCCGCCGTCGCCCTCGTCGGCGACCTTCTGGCCCGCGGTCCGCGGGGGCTTCGGCGAGGCTTCGAGCACGGTGGTGCCGGCGTTGGCGAGGCCGACCTCGCCCGCGTCGACGCCCAGGTCCGCGATGGTGAGGGTCTCCACCGGCTTCTTCTTGGCCGCCATGATGCCCTTGAACGAGGGGTAACGCGGCTCGTTGATCTTCTCGGTGACGCTGACCACGGCCGGCAGGGACGCCTCGAGGTGGGTGATGCCGTCCTCGGTCTCGCGGTCCACCTTGATGGTGCCGCCCTCGACGGTCACCTGGCGGGCGTGCGTCAGCTGCGGCATGCCGAGCAGCTCGGCCAGCACCGCGGGGACGGCACCGCCACGGCCGTCGGAGGCCTCGTTGCCCGCGATGACGAGGTCGACGTCGCCGACCTTGCCCACCGCGGCGGCCAGCACCTTGGCGGTGGAGATGAGGTCGGAGCCGCGGAGGGCCTCGTCGGAGACGTGGACCGCCTTGTCGGCGCCCATGGACAGCGCCTTGCGGATCGCGTCGGTGGCGCGGTCGGGACCGACGCACAGGACGGTCACCTCGCCCTCACCGGCTTCCTTGATCTTGAGCGCCTCCTCCACGGCGCGCTCGTTGATCTCGTCGATCACGGCGTCGGCGGATTCACGGTCGAGGGTGTGGTCGGTCTCGTTGAGCTTTCGCTCCGAGTAGGTGTCGGGCACCTGCTTGACCAGGACAACGATGTTGGTCATGGGTCTCCTTCGGCGCACACGCAAGGCGTTACTGACCGGTAGATTAAGGCTCTTCCCACACGCTACGCCTGCCGAGGTGACGGTCTTCACCCGGATCCGCGAATTACTAGGACGATCGTCCCAATAGACTGCCCCTTCGGCGGATGAACACCCTTTGGAGCGGACTGTGCGCCGAAAGTCGCAACGGACTGCTTCTAATGGGTGGACGGAGCCGTTACCCTGCGGGCGTGCCAGTAACAGTGATCACAGACTCGACAGCTTGCCTGCCCGAGCAACTGGCCGCTCAGTGGGGGATTTCCGTCGTCCAGCTCTCGATTCGGGCCAACGGACGAGTCGACGACGAGATTCGCTTCGACCGGGCGGAGTTGGTCGACACGTTGCGCGCGGGGAAGCCGGTGACCACCAGTCCTCCGGACCCGGGAGCGTTCTTCTGGACCTTCCAGGACGCGGTGAGCGCGGGAGCGGACGCCATCGTCAGCCTCCACATCTCGCGCCGCCTCTCCGCCACGGCCGACGCGGCACGCGAGGCGGCGCAACAGGTTCGCGTGCCGGTCTACGTCGTGGACAGCGCCACCACCAGCATGAGCCTCGGCTTCGCGGCGCTGTCCGCCGCGCGCGCGGCCGCGGCGGGCGCCGGAGCGCAACGCGTCCTCGACGTCGCCCACCGCCGCTACCGCTCCAGCAGGGAGTTCATGTACGTCGACACGCTGGAGCACCTGCGGCGCGGGGGCCGCATCGGCGCGGCGGCGGCACTGCTGGGCAGCGCCTTCTCGATCAAGCCTCTGCTGACGGTCAAGGACGGCGAGGTGGCCCCGCTGGCGAGGGTGTCGGGCGCACGCCGCGCGATGTCCAAGATGGTCGATCTCGCCGTCGCCGAAGCGGGCGAGCGACCGGTCGACGTCGCCGTGGCCTCCGTGACGCCGTCGGATCGCGAGATGACACTGGTGTCGCAACTACGCGGGCGCATCCCGAAGCTGAACGACATCGTGCTGGTGCACGCCAGCACCGTGATCACCGCGCATGTCGGTCCGGGCGCCCTCGGCATCACGGTCGCACCCATCCCCTGAACCGGCTCGACCACTCACGACGTGGCACCCGAGAGGTGACGACCTCCATGACCCCGGGGTGCTACGCCCGCCGCGGGGAGCCGGTCGGCTACCGTGCCAGGCAACGGACGTGAGCGAACGCTCACGAGTCGATTGGGCCTGAGCGAGCGGCGGGAGTACGTGCCTGTGTCAGGGAGCACCGCAGAGAGGGCGATCGCCCTGCATCTCACGGGTGAGCGCACCGTCCCCGGCGTGCCCGAGGAGAACTACTGGTTCCGCAGGCACGAGGTCGCCTATCACGCGCTGGCACCGTTCTGCCGCGACGCGGTGGTGCTGGAAGCCGGGTGCGGGGAGGGCTACGGCGCG from the Saccharomonospora azurea NA-128 genome contains:
- a CDS encoding Glu/Leu/Phe/Val family dehydrogenase codes for the protein MTEGVFGREGGHEQVVYCQDPHTGLKAIIAVHSTALGPALGGTRFYPYASEEDALHDVLALSMGMSYKNALAGLDLGGGKAVIIGDPATTKSEALLRAYGRFIDSLGGRYITACDVGTHVTDMDVVARETPHVTGRSRDDGGAGDSSVLTSYGVFQGLRASVEHVWGSPELTGRRVGVSGVGKVGHLLVGHLVEAGAEVVVTDVSEAAIERVRAAHPSVEVVDDTAALVASDIDVYSPCALGGALDDATVQALRAKVVCGAANNQLEHPGVEKLLEERGILFAPDYLVNSGGVIMVSDELRGFDFARARRKVDALYETTKKVFALAEEEGVPPVTAADRLAERRMAEVSRLRSILTR
- a CDS encoding enoyl-CoA hydratase/isomerase family protein, which codes for MLHHRDTVFVLELGEDENRFSPDWLDTVHGMLDTVEKHDGPAALVTAGQGKFYSNGLDLEWLMAHADRMQDYVRDVHELFARVLTLPVPTVAAVNGHAFGAGAMLAMAHDFRVMRADRGFFCFPEADINIPFTPGMAALIQGKLTPAAAIASMTTAQRFGGQDAERLGLVDAVASEDELLDAASDRVRALAGKDKGTLGAIKSTMFASVVTALRTTSPES
- a CDS encoding electron transfer flavoprotein subunit alpha/FixB family protein; protein product: MSEVLVLVDHVDGEVKKVTYELLTAARALGEPSAVVVGAPGTAAKAKESLAAYGAAKVYVAESDDAGAYLVTPKVDALAAVVEQASPAAVLVAASSEGKEVSGRLAVRIGSGWLVDAVGVNADGSAEQSIFGGAFSVKAKTTRGVPVISVRPGAVEAEQAEGAAAEETVALPAVDPAKSAKITGVEPVVAGDRPELTEASIVVSGGRGVGSAEQFEVVEKLADSLGAAVGASRAAVDSGYYPAQFQVGQTGKTVSPQLYIALGISGAIQHRAGMQTSKTIVAVNKDPEAPIFEIADFGVVGDLFAVAPQLTDEVAKRKG
- a CDS encoding electron transfer flavoprotein subunit beta/FixA family protein, encoding MTNIVVLVKQVPDTYSERKLNETDHTLDRESADAVIDEINERAVEEALKIKEAGEGEVTVLCVGPDRATDAIRKALSMGADKAVHVSDEALRGSDLISTAKVLAAAVGKVGDVDLVIAGNEASDGRGGAVPAVLAELLGMPQLTHARQVTVEGGTIKVDRETEDGITHLEASLPAVVSVTEKINEPRYPSFKGIMAAKKKPVETLTIADLGVDAGEVGLANAGTTVLEASPKPPRTAGQKVADEGDGGTKVAEYLVSQKII
- a CDS encoding DegV family protein; this encodes MGGRSRYPAGVPVTVITDSTACLPEQLAAQWGISVVQLSIRANGRVDDEIRFDRAELVDTLRAGKPVTTSPPDPGAFFWTFQDAVSAGADAIVSLHISRRLSATADAAREAAQQVRVPVYVVDSATTSMSLGFAALSAARAAAAGAGAQRVLDVAHRRYRSSREFMYVDTLEHLRRGGRIGAAAALLGSAFSIKPLLTVKDGEVAPLARVSGARRAMSKMVDLAVAEAGERPVDVAVASVTPSDREMTLVSQLRGRIPKLNDIVLVHASTVITAHVGPGALGITVAPIP